One segment of Alnus glutinosa chromosome 2, dhAlnGlut1.1, whole genome shotgun sequence DNA contains the following:
- the LOC133860878 gene encoding cytokinin hydroxylase, which translates to MMTIMPATVVLTILCGICLSLLVKIAHDTLSCYFLNPRRIKKIMERQGVRGPKPRPLKGNILDMASLVSKTTSQDMNSINHDIVGRLLPHYVAWSKQYGRRFIFWNGVEPRMCLTETQLIKEFLSKYSTTSGRSWQQQQGSKHFIGRGLLMANGKDWYHQRHIVAPAFMGDKLKGYVGYMVECTNEILQSLQNKVKSGITEFEIGEYMSMLTADIISRTEFNTNYEKGKKIFRLLTVLQHLCAQATRRLYLPGSRFFPSKYNREIKLLKMEVERLLIEIIQSRKDCVEIGRSSSYGNDLLGMLLNEMQKKRERGFGLNLQLIMDECKTFFFAGHETTALLLTWTVMLLASNCSWQEKVRAEVNQVCNGQTPSVDHLSKLTLLNLVINETLRLYPPATVLPRMALEDIKLGDLHIPKGLSIWIPVLAIHHSKDLWGEDANEFNPERFASKSFTPGRFIPFASGPRNCVGQAFAMMEAKIILAMLISRFSFTISENYRHAPVTVLTIKPKYGVQVCLKPLNP; encoded by the exons ATGATGACGATCATGCCGGCCACGGTGGTACTCACAATTCTGTGTGGCATATGCCTGTCTTTGTTAGTAAAAATAGCCCACGACACTCTCTCTTGCTACTTTCTAAACCCAAGACGCATCAAGAAAATCATGGAGAGGCAAGGAGTGCGTGGCCCCAAACCGCGGCCTCTAAAAGGCAACATCTTGGACATGGCCTCCCTTGTTTCCAAAACAACCTCGCAAGACATGAACTCAATCAACCATGACATCGTCGGCCGCCTTTTGCCACATTACGTGGCGTGGTCCAAACAATATG GAAGGAGATTTATATTTTGGAATGGAGTGGAACCCCGGATGTGCTTGACGGAGACCCAATTGATAAAAGAGTTTTTGTCCAAGTACAGCACCACGTCCGGTAGATCATGGCAGCAGCAGCAAGGATCCAAACATTTTATCGGGAGAGGTTTGTTAATGGCTAACGGAAAAGATTGGTACCATCAGCGTCACATCGTTGCTCCGGCCTTCATGGGAGACAAACTCAAG GGCTATGTGGGTTACATGGTGGAATGTACTAACGAGATACTCCAGTCACTGCAAAATAAGGTAAAATCAGGCATAACGGAGTTCGAAATTGGTGAATACATGAGTATGCTCACTGCGGACATAATTTCTAGAACCGAGTTCAACACAAACTATgagaagggaaagaaaatattccGCCTCCTAACAGTTTTGCAACATCTCTGTGCCCAAGCTACCCGCCGACTGTATCTCCCCGGGAGCCG gtttTTTCCAAGTAAATACAATAGAGAAATAAAGTTATTGAAGATGGAGGTGGAGAGGTTATTAATTGAAATAATTCAAAGCCGAAAAGACTGTGTAGAGATTGGTCGGAGCAGTTCATATGGGAATGATTTGCTGGGTATGCTGCTTAATGAGAtgcaaaaaaagagagagagagggttcgGCTTAAATTTACAGCTAATCATGGATGAATGCAAAACATTCTTCTTTGCTGGACATGAAACCACTGCCCTTTTACTCACTTGGACCGTCATGCTATTAGCTAGCAACTGCTCCTGGCAAGAAAAAGTTCGTGCTGAGGTGAATCAGGTCTGCAATGGTCAAACTCCCTCTGTTGATCATCTCTCCAAGCTCACCTTG TTAAATTTGGTGATAAACGAAACTCTCAGGCTGTATCCGCCGGCAACTGTTCTCCCTCGAATGGCGTTGGAAGATATTAAGCTTGGCGACCTGCATATCCCAAAGGGTCTATCAATATGGATCCCGGTGCTTGCAATTCATCATAGCAAAGATTTATGGGGTGAAGATGCGAACGAGTTCAACCCGGAAAGATTTGCTTCCAAGTCATTCACGCCTGGCCGGTTCATCCCTTTTGCTTCAGGCCCCAGAAATTGTGTTGGCCAAGCTTTCGCCATGATGGAAGCTAAGATCATATTAGCCATGTTAATCTCGCGGTTTAGCTTCACCATTTCAGAGAATTATCGTCATGCTCCAGTTACTGTTCTAACAATAAAGCCTAAGTATGGGGTTCAAGTATGTTTGAAGCCCTTAAACCCATAA